The following coding sequences lie in one Eleginops maclovinus isolate JMC-PN-2008 ecotype Puerto Natales chromosome 21, JC_Emac_rtc_rv5, whole genome shotgun sequence genomic window:
- the jph1a gene encoding LOW QUALITY PROTEIN: junctophilin-1a (The sequence of the model RefSeq protein was modified relative to this genomic sequence to represent the inferred CDS: inserted 1 base in 1 codon), whose protein sequence is MTGGRFDFDDGGTYCGGWEDGKAHGXGICTGPKGQGEYAGSWSHGFEIVGVYTWPSGNTYRGYWSQGKRHGLGVENKGRWMYRGEWSHGFKGRYGIRQSHNTPARYDGTWSNGLQDGYGIETYGDGGTYQGQWMGGMRHGYGVRQSVPYGMATVIRSPLRTSLASLRSEQSNGNVLQDLSLPADTPAGSRGGFVLNFHSDSEVVTGKKKGLFRRGSLFGSLRQLRKSDSRTSISSKRSSARSDAAMSRISSSDANSTISIGDGELPDEDLPLEDHVDATTTETYMGEWKNDKRNGFGVSERSNGMKYEGEWLNNKRHGYGCTVFPDATKEEGKYKNNVLVRGIRKQLIPLKNPKTKEKVDRAVEAAQRAAAIARSKVEIAASRTAHARTKSEAADQAAISAVHDSEIARAVARELAPNFYQPGPDYIKQPQKEPVEIKEVPVEKTEKPHKNSPHFYRKGTTPPHSPVASPVVTPPPSPHSSKKKAQQLPNSSSSRKTSKEEKPSRKTSKEDKPSHKTSREERSGRKLSKEERGPVADGPKGAHAEAPPKPAKSQQPPAASAPPPPPPALPVNGEVHSEYHSYYVKAPTRVRPPPDPEEDREEEPSILDLARMPPQPPKSYSVTPKPPSLRENKSDPKLRKQDSLKPKSLADAKKASMEIADSMEDTGPNSVLVAMVMLLNIGLAIIFVHFLT, encoded by the exons ATGACGGGCGGAAGGTTTGACTTCGACGACGGTGGCACTTATTGCGGGGGGTGGGAGGATGGCAAAGCCCACG ACGGCATCTGCACCGGACCCAAGGGCCAGGGCGAGTATGCCGGGTCCTGGTCGCACGGCTTCGAGATAGTAGGGGTGTACACCTGGCCCAGCGGGAACACCTACCGGGGCTACTGGTCCCAGGGGAAGCGGCATGGGCTCGGTGTGGAGAATAAAGGCAGGTGGATGTACCGCGGGGAGTGGAGTCATGGGTTTAAGGGGCGATACGGAATCCGGCAGAGCCACAACACACCCGCGAGATACGATGGCACCTGGAGCAACGGGCTGCAGGACGGGTACGGGATCGAGACCTACGGAGATGGCG GTACCTATCAGGGCCAGTGGATGGGGGGGATGCGACACGGTTACGGCGTGCGTCAGAGCGTCCCGTACGGCATGGCGACTGTTATCCGCTCTCCTCTGCGCACTTCCCTGGCCTCGCTGCGGTCCGAGCAGAGCAACGGAAACGTGCTGCAGGACCTCTCCTTGCCCGCCGATACCCCTGCAGGAAGCCGCGGCGGCTTCGTGCTGAACTTCCACTCTGACAGCGAGGTCGTCACCGGGAAGAAGAAGGGCCTCTTCCGCCGAGGCTCGCTGTTCGGGAGCCTCCGGCAGCTCAGGAAGTCCGACTCTCGGACCTCCATCTCTAGCAAGCGCAGCTCCGCACGCAGTGATGCCGCCATGAGCCGCATCAGCTCCAGTGACGCCAACTCCACCATCTCCATCGGGGACGGAGAGCTGCCGGATGAGGATTTACCCCTGGAGGACCATGTGGACGCCACCACCACCGAGACCTACATGGGCGAGTGGAAGAACGACAAGCGCAACGGATTTGGGGTTTCAGAGAGGTCCAACGGGATGAAGTATGAGGGGGAATGGCTTAACAACAAGCGCCACGGGTACGGGTGCACGGTTTTCCCAGACGCCACCAAAGAAGAAGGGAAGTACAAAAATAACGTGCTGGTGCGTGGAATAAGGAAGCAGTTGATTCCTcttaaaaaccccaaaaccaAAGAGAAGGTGGACCGGGCCGTGGAGGCGGCGCAGAGGGCGGCAGCCATCGCCAGGAGTAAAGTGGAAATAGCTGCATCcag GACGGCTCACGCCAGGACAAAGAGCGAGGCTGCAGATCAGGCCGCCATCTCTGCCGTGCACGACTCAGAAATCGCCAGAGCCGTCGCCAGGGAGCTCGCCCCCAACTTCTACCAACCAG GACCTGACTACATCAAACAGCCGCAGAAGGAGCCTGTGGAGATTAAAGAGGTCCCTGTTGAAAAGACGGAGAAGCCCCACAAAAATTCTCCCCACTTCTACCGCAAAGGCACGACTCCCCCCCACTCCCCAGTGGCCAGCCCCGTGGTCACGCCCCCCCCTTCGCCTCACTCCAGCAAGAAGAAGGCTCAGCAGCTccccaacagcagcagcagccgcaaGACCAGCAAGGAGGAGAAACCCTCCCGCAAGACCAGCAAGGAGGATAAGCCGAGCCACAAGACGAGCCGGGAGGAGCGGTCCGGCAGGAAGCTGAGTAAAGAGGAGAGGGGCCCCGTCGCTGATGGGCCCAAAGGTGCTCACGCTGAGGCTCCCCCAAAACCTGCTAAATCGCAGCAGCCCCCTGcagcctctgctcctcctcctcctcctcctgcactcCCTGTTAACGGAGAAGTCCACAGCGAGTACCACAGCTACTACGTCAAGGCCCCCACGAGGGTCCGTCCCCCCCCAGACCCCGAGGAGGACCGAGAAGAAGAGCCAAGCATCCTTGACCTGGCCCGCATGCCTCCCCAGCCCCCCAAATCCTACAGCGTCACTCCGAAGCCCCCTTCTCTACGGGAGAACAAAAGCGACCCCAAACTCAGGAAGCAGGATTCCCTAAAGCCAAAGAGCCTCGCAGACGCAAAGAAAGCCAGCATGGAGATCGCAGACAGCATGGAGGACACA ggTCCTAACTCGGTCCTTGTTGCTATGGTTATGCTGCTGAATATTGGCCTTGCAATTATATTTGTCCATTTTCTGACATGA